In the genome of Acidovorax sp. 69, the window TGGTACCGGCGTAGCCTTTACCGATCGAAGTGCCTTGCACGTCGACCTTTTGACCCACGGAAAACACGGACGTCACAGCGACCGAACCGCCAGCTTGGTACTGGGCGGCGGTATCAGCGGTCACGCGGAATTCCTGGATGATTTCACCGGCTTCCACACCTGCCTTGGCAAGGTGACCGGCTTCTGGCTTGGTCACGCGCGATGCTTTGCGCGAACCGAACGTGACCTGCAGGGCCACGTAGCCATCGTTCTCTTGGGTTTTGATCTGGGTAACGCGGTTGTTGGACACATCCACCACCGTGACAGGCACTGCGTCCCCATCATCGGTGAACAGACGCATCATGCCCACTTTGCGACCCAGCAACCCGAGGGAGTTGCTCAGACTCATTGGTTTTCTCCAAAACTCTCACCGCCACAACTTCAATTGGCTACGGCGTTTCCGCAAGCTCTCACTCGCGTACATGAAAGAAGGTTAATAAAACTCCGCCAACCCATGCCTTTTCACAGGCGCAAATTGAGCGAAGCCCTAAAGTATAACGCGAACTGCTTTTTCAAGCAAGTTCGCGTTATTGCAGACACCACAAGGCGGGCAAGCCCGCCTTGCAACGACTATTACTGCAGCTTGATTTCGACGTCCACGCCAGCAGGCAGGTCGAGCTTCATCAGAGCATCAACGGTTTTGTCCGTCGGGTCCACGATGTCCATCAGACGCTGGTGCGTGCGGATTTCGAGCTGGTCGCGGCTGGTCTTGTTAACGTGCGGCGAGCGCAGGATGTCAAAACGCTTCATGCGCGTGGGCAGGGGCACGGGGCCCTTGACAATCGCGCCGGTGCGCTTGGCGGTGTCAACGATCTCAGCAGCGGACTGATCGATCAGCTTGTAGTCAAACGCCTTCAGGCGGATGCGAATTTTTTGCTTGGACATGGCAATTCCTTGTGCAATTCAGAACAGATTACGCGAGGATCTTGGCCACGACGCCAGCGCCCACGGTACGACCACCTTCGCGAATGGCGAAGCGCAGGCCTTCTTCCATGGCGATGGGGTTGATCAGCTTCACAGTGATCGACACGTTGTCACCAGGCATGACCATTTCCTTGTCGGCTGGCAGCTCGATGGCGCCAGTCACGTCGGTCGTGCGGAAGTAGAACTGAGGGCGATAGTTGTTGAAGAAGGGCGTATGACGGCCGCCTTCGTCCTTGCTCAGCACATACACTTCCGCGGTGAAGTGGGTGTGGGGCTTGATCGAACCTGGCTTGCACAGCACTTGGCCGCGTTCCACATCTTCACGCTTGGTGCCGCGCAGCAGCAGGCCAACGTTGTCGCCCGCTTGACCTTGGTCGAGCAGCTTGCGGAACATTTCCACGCCGGTGCAGGTGGTCTTGACGGTGTCCTTGATACCGACGATTTCGATTTCTTCGCCGACCTTGACAATACCGCGTTCGATACGA includes:
- the rpsJ gene encoding 30S ribosomal protein S10, which codes for MSKQKIRIRLKAFDYKLIDQSAAEIVDTAKRTGAIVKGPVPLPTRMKRFDILRSPHVNKTSRDQLEIRTHQRLMDIVDPTDKTVDALMKLDLPAGVDVEIKLQ
- the rplC gene encoding 50S ribosomal protein L3 — translated: MSLSNSLGLLGRKVGMMRLFTDDGDAVPVTVVDVSNNRVTQIKTQENDGYVALQVTFGSRKASRVTKPEAGHLAKAGVEAGEIIQEFRVTADTAAQYQAGGSVAVTSVFSVGQKVDVQGTSIGKGYAGTIKRHNMKSQRASHGNSRSHNVPGSIGMAQDPGRVFPGKRMTGHLGDVTKTTQNLDVIRIDEARQLLLIKGAIPGSKGGFVTVRPAVKAKSSKGAN